A window of the Zootoca vivipara chromosome 14, rZooViv1.1, whole genome shotgun sequence genome harbors these coding sequences:
- the CARHSP1 gene encoding calcium-regulated heat-stable protein 1, translating into MSSESASAHEQPPSPGSLRLPEGRRMRERSPSPMRGYFIPSPLPTRRTRTFSATTRAAEGPTYKGVCKCFCRSKGHGFITPVDGSPDIFVHISDIEGEYVPVTGDEVTYKVCTIPPKNEKLQAVEVVITHLAPGIKHETWSGNLINS; encoded by the exons ATGTCTTCAGAATCTGCTTCCGCTCATGAGCAGCCTCCGTCTCCAGGCAGCCTCCGACTCCCAGAAGGGCGGCGGATGAGGGAGCGTTCTCCGTCTCCGATGAGAGGTTACTTCATCCCAAGTCCGCTTCCGACGCGGAGGACGCGCACATTTTCAGC GACGACAAGAGCCGCTGAAGGGCCTACCTACAAGGGGGTGTGTAAGTGTTTCTGCCGCTCCAAGGGCCATGGCTTCATCACACCTGTCGATGGCAGTCCAGACATCTTTGTGCACATTTCTGA CATTGAAGGAGAATACGTCCCGGTGACCGGGGATGAAGTCACCTACAAGGTGTGCACCATCCCTCCGAAGAACGAGAAGCTCCAGGCCGTGGAGGTCGTCATCACTCACCTTGCTCCGGGCATAAAGCACGAGACATGGTCAGGAAACCTGATCAACTCCTAG